The segment TGTTTGTTATGATAATGATTTGGTTGTATGGTGTAGTGCTGTACCGTTTGTGCAAGTGCATCAAAGTGGGAGAAACTTCGTTTTTGGCTTATGGGCAACTCTACATATTTGGATTTTCTGATGGGAGAATATGAAAGTGGAGGAAGATTAAAAATGAGAATGCAAGTAGGAACCAAGCAAATCTGTTTAGTGATAGTGGGGTGGGCTCCACCACTTCGGTAAAAAGTGGAGTTAAAAGCTGAGATATGTAACTCGGTtttgcaaccaaacaaaagttttggaatttttgagttatagtaggaattgagttatgagtttgaaatatgaggccttgtttggatttttttttcatcactcatcactcaatttctgtcatttatcactcatcacttaaaatgcCGTACCCGTTTTACACCATTACTCACTTGTCatcattcaatatttttcacactatttgtgggcccaTACCTGTCACTTAGTGTAgcgctgcttttttttttttttagtacccaaactcactgaacccagtgaaaaaaaaaaaaaaaaaaaaaaaaaaagaacccaaccAACGGAGACCAAAAATATTAtgtgatgaagaacaaaaagaaaaagaaaaaggaagaacgAATTGACAAGAgcgaaaaggaaggaaaaaaaaaaagagaaagaacaatGGAAGAAcaatggagaagaaagaaaaaaaaaggtcaaaaggTGCGGCTAACTTGATAAGTGGGTCTCTCCATGTgtatttaattacaaaaataccattGAAAACAAAgttatagaaactgaaaacagttaaaatgtgttttcagttttcataacttatcactcaaaaattagagaattgagtgatgaaaacaaaaattgaaaacagagTTATTGAAATCCAAACAAGCTTTTAAGTCATGGGTCTCActattttttagttataaattatGGAAACagaattatgagttatgaaaactaaaaatctaAACACGTCtaagttatgaaaattgagtcATGACTGACTCAAACGAGCCCAAGACTTCATGGCTaccatttctctctttctctctcgtcTCTATGTCAATTACAAATTACATAATGATAATGGGACATATTCCAGAACTGTAAGCTGATCTTTCTAGCCTGGAATCTTCCggacccacaaaagaaagatatataaaaacaaaaactttaaacTCTCTCTTTTAAGATATTCCTTTCTTTATACGGCTAGCTAGCAAGATGCAGAAAAGACACAAAAGTCGCGTATTCCAACGCACCCCCCGCCACCACCTCCTACCTACTTTACAatacaaacccaaatccaattGATGATGAAAACCaccccaactacttaaattttTCTCACTCTCAATCTCTCGTCCCGTTAAACCCAAAAATAACCTCACATTGTAGTTACCGTCAATCACAAGTCACAGCACTTTCGTTCACTTCACAATTTCTCCCGAGCCTGGCCCAGAATTTTCAATCAAAAGcctaaggaaaagaaaaaaagaaaacacccAGATATCAATTTATTTCTGACAAACCCATGTTCATCCAAAAACTTTGGCCATCCACCCCCAACTCCTCACAAAcgcaatctctctctctctctctctctctctctctctctctctctcttgtatcAGCAGACAGGTCAGTAGCATAACACGTtcggcgaaaatgggtaattacccataaaatccgaactatttagttagtagggtccgtttggaaacatattggcaaactagcaactcgagactcagaggctcgattttgggcccctaaatcgagcctctgaggctcggTTTACGTCCTTTGACATGGCAAAAAAGACGTTGGAGTACACGTGGaaatcgagtgtctaaaactcgatttccacgtggaCTACACATGGAAATCGACtgtctaagactcgatttccaaaatggaaatcgagtctcaggCACTCGATTTCTAATAGGCGTTTTTTGAATTTAACGCTCTCCAATCTCACTCTCCCTCATCAGTCAAACCCCCTCTCTGTCTCCGAcccactctccctctccttctctcactcaccctctccttctctcactctctcagcgtCACCGTCGCCGACGCCGACCCACTCACCCACTGACCCTCTCAGCCTCACCGGTCCTCTGAAACCCCTCTCTCAGTCTCCGacccactctcactcaccctctccttctctcactctctcagcgtCACCGTCGCCGACGCCGACGCCGGCCCCAACCCACTCACCCTCTCAGCCTCACCGCTCAGtcaccctctcactctctcgCTCACCGACCCACTGTCGCACGTCCCTGTCCGCTGTAACTCAGTCTCCACCAtctgaaagaaaaagaagaaaaaaaggtgaGTCCCCTATGCATTTTGCAATGTAATCagttcgtttttttttttgttttttttttctattttggtttctgTACTGAATTTGTTATAGAGGTAAAATATTCTGGTTATATCCAGCACGCACAGAAATTTATTGGGTGGAGAATCAAAACACCATATTGAAGTATAAAAATGTCACCAAAGCTCAgtcatatataaagaaaacaactcGAATGCCTACCATGGTTCTTTCTCAgtgtttatttatatgtttcGGCTATGTATAAGTCATTGCCAAGTGATGAAATGTGAttagaaaatttgattttttttttcccctgtaaGGAGATGGTTTTCTTactggtttattttatttttgttggccTCATTTAAACCAGATATCAAATTCTAGTATGTAGGGAAGTATATTTTGTGCTCAAGCAAATTCTCACACATGGATACACTTTCGAGAAAGGCCTACAGAAGGAACTCCTTCATTTCAGTGTGGCAGAAACGTGAccattataagtttataacttATGCAACCTTCTATCCTTAGTACGGATGGCTTGAAATTATAGTTGCTAATTATAAGGCGTTGGTGTTACAGGTTTAAAAGTTTGAATCTAGATGCAAGTAGACTTTTTGTCTTAGTGATGTGTTTCTTGTCAATGAAGATGGCGACAATTTGATAAGTACTTCCTATTTGTTGCAATCCGTAGTTGCCCATTGTGAAAAGGACACCATAAAGAGTGGATAGGAGAAGATAGGACAAGTCCAAAAATGACTTGATATAGGCACTTATATGTTAATTCTTCTATAGGTAACTCTGTCCTTTCTTCTTCTGCcatttttttttgcctttcatTTGCTGCATTTGTATCTTGTTCCATAGTCAATAATTATTGTTTTCCACCTATTAATGTCCTaggaatatttttctctctttctgtctAGAGATTTCCACTTCTCACCACCCTCCTTTGCTACCTACAATTCATTGTAAGTCAAACAAGAAGATTAGAACAACCTGTCCAAAGTTTAATCacctaacaaaaaataaaaaataaagagcaaGGGCAGTAATTAATAAATACTTGTACCTCTTTACCACCCTTCGAATCgggattttcttctttataagtCTTCCTAAAGTCATCCCTGACacagaaattgaaaacatttcaGCACACACACACGCGGAAAGATAATCCAAACGTGCAAGAGAGGGACTGAGAGATAGTATacatgaagagaaagaaggcaGTTTGTGGGCGCTTGGGGGCATTTGGATCCTTAGACTTCTTGTcagtttttgctttctttgccTTCGGCGCTGTTGAACTTGATTTCTTCctgccaaacaaaaaaaaaaaaacagtgttaTACCCAGAAAAGATTGCATTGACAGAGaaagggaagagaagaagagtacctgtctgtagtagtagtagtaggcTTCTTCTTGGGGGGGTCACTGGGCTTCTCCACAATCTTCTCCACAATTAGTGGCTTACCACTACAGTCTCTCCCATCTTTGGTATGGGGCCATTTCCTACTCGCAAGTCCTgcattctcatatatatatgcTGTTAGAACAGATAATTATGATGCTTGTGCActtaaaaacatttttggaGGCCTTATGTATTTTTCATCTGGCAACCTTATTCTGTCTCTGTGTAGTCCGGATAACGCATTTTAGTCTTGCCGTAGTCCTTTCCCCTAAGTGCTGGCACTGTAATCCCAAACATGGTGCTCATAGTTAGTATTTAGCACTAAAAAGCGTCCCATATATTAACATATTTGATTCTTAACAAATTAAGATTACCCAATGGTCCACAATCATATGACTGTGAGAtacaaagcaaagcaaagcaaagcaataTGCTATAGTTAAATCCATTGAAATCAACCTAGGTTACCTACAGCATAAATAGTGTAAATATCGACTACCATATAAAGCAAGATACTTGAAATAGTTAAaacttaatttgtaatttatgattttatattctattgatagacaaaaattcaattcaaactaTGTTTGAATTAGTGCATGTATGAACAGATTAGGCTCATTCTCTTGTTGTTTCTTTTACTTTAAAGCCAGTATACACACAAACATGTGAGGAGTATTTTGGTttaatcattctcatgaaaagGATTTAGTAGATATATGTTGGAAACtttcatacccaaaaaaaaaaaattaaataaataactaccAAAATACCGGTTTAGTAAGCTAATTCCCGGTGAAGTCCTCCCTTCAAAGTTCTAAGAAATTTGCTATGATTCTGCAATTATGAACAAGCAACCATAGTCGTCATTTCATTATGGCTGCTCTAAGTCATACCTatatatttaagcatattgtgtgttcaattttgaaactaactgcttatcattcttcttcagtaTGGCTGCTGCAAATGCTGGACGCATTGACTATACACAGCAGGCGACGCATCGGTCCGAAGCTATTTGGAATGGGCGGGTAAAACACTCAACTAAAACAGTAACTTGTGCACATGCATTTAATCCATACAATGTACACGTATTTGTATATACTATATTAATCCATGATTTTGTTATGTGCAGGATCCAGGGTCCATTACCTGCCGTAGTCGTAGTTCAGAGTTCTCCAAGCAACCTCCAATGGTGGACGACTGAGTGAGGAACATCATCACCACAGTTGGTTTGGAGGGACTCCTGTGGGTCCCGGGTAGAGAGATTGACAATGGCCTGATAACGGCCTTAGTGGAGCGATGGCGGCCCGAGACTCACACCTTTCACATGCCACATGGTGAGGTGACCATCACATTGCAGGATGTGGAGGTTCTTCTCGGGCTTCCTGTTGATGGTGACGCTATATCAGGGAGCACACAAAAAACTTGGGTGAATGTGTGCCGGGACTTCCTTGGTTTTCAACTTGTAACTCAAAATAACCATAAGCAACTTGATGGGCAGAGGATTCTCATCAACCGCCTTTTGGAGGAAGTTGCTAACCCATTGCCGCCTGATGCTGAAGAGGATCAGCTGCATAAGTACGCACGATGCTACATCCTACCGCTATTGGGGGACACAATATTCATGGACAAATCCGGCGATAGGGTGCATCTAATGTGGGTGCAGCAGTTGGAAAACCTTCACAATCCACGGAGGTACAGTTGGGGAAGTGCTTGCCTTGCATGGTTGTATCGAGAGCTATGCAGGGCAAGCGAGGACACCAGTCAGATTGGTGGGTGCTTGCTGTTGCTCCAGTACTGGGCATGGGCCAGGTTCCCCTATTTGTGCCCGACAGTTGAGCGAGGCCCGCCAGTGGGTGCTTACGGTCCTTCAGTACGTGGTCCACTATCCCTGAAGTAAGTCTCTACCTCATACTGCTATAACATACTGTCTTCACCAAAGCACGAGTCTTATATTATGTTTTgagttctttttctatttggttctAACTTCTTCTTGAGGAATTTTATTTGCTATTTGAAGTCGTAgtctctttaggttttttataAAGGTTTTATTGTAATCAGTAACACTCATAGAGAGAGTCTTTAGGTTATTTATAAAGAATGTAAAAGACACTACATATAATGAGTAAGAGGTGAATCAGCATAaatgctttaattttattatatatgtataattattatatgaattatagtattatataaattttcaaaatgtctGCACATTATGATgcacaataccaaaaaaagaatataataataataattgattccCAATATGATTCTATATTTGACAACTACAATgcattacacacacacacacacaaatgcaTCTATATGTGGAAATTTGTTTTACCATCTTTATATGCATATTTCCACTAGGATTGAGGCTGTCAACAATGCAGCCACAATCCCATCAATGATTTGTCTATTCAAGATGAAAGCCATTTCAAACAATATAAATCTAAATATTCCTTTTCAGTTTGGAACTTGGGGATTGTGCCTATAAGAAGCAAGAGAAGATATCGAAACAACGTAATGATTAAAAGAAGTAGAGAAAACTCAGTTGGAAGGCCAATCAAAAAGGAATATAATATGTTACTTATATAGTTGGATGTTTTCATGTAAAGAGAGTTAGCATTATGACTGAGAATATAAAGTTCAACAGAAACCCCTAgaacaaagaaatatataattgagAATATATGTGGCCCATCCTGATTCATTAGGACTGTATTTAagaaagatcaaaataaaacactagTGTGAAAGCTATTTAAACATATGAGCTTTTCAGTCAAGTTGTGTGGAGAGGCTGAGGCGAGGCAGTTGCTATTgctacttcatcttctttttcttctttcttctttttcttcttcttcttctttctcttcgtTCGCTAGTCCttcttcaattctattttgaattttcattgccttgttttgtgttttctttcttgttttgtgAACCTAGCATGTGACTAGTTGTTGGAAATGAGAAAgagacttgaaaaaaaaagttttaggctttgtttatgtgggtccacacgtaatatataagtaataaaactAGTACTGCAATA is part of the Quercus lobata isolate SW786 unplaced genomic scaffold, ValleyOak3.0 Primary Assembly Scq3eQI_249, whole genome shotgun sequence genome and harbors:
- the LOC115973575 gene encoding high mobility group B protein 3-like, with protein sequence MSTMFGITVPALRGKDYGKTKMPYIYENAGLASRKWPHTKDGRDCSGKPLIVEKIVEKPSDPPKKKPTTTTTDRKKSSSTAPKAKKAKTDKKSKDPNAPKRPQTAFFLFMDDFRKTYKEENPDSKGGKEVAKEGGEKWKSLDRKREKYS